From Streptomyces yatensis, one genomic window encodes:
- a CDS encoding L,D-transpeptidase family protein: protein MHRTAVVGTALATATAAALVAGCRAGEATVDGRGQERPQARASTSAPARETPRPHRTFTHKAKPKPKRVVAPPPRTTTPVTPRRTAPRVAPPVIAVGTSGDRVRELQARLRALGLFNRNPTGYYGTITQASVSAYQRGHGLSVTGSVSRRTWTSLRSATKTPTHDQLYPPTTLPLAKPDPRCLTGRVLCISKSSRTLAWMVNGRVMSAMDVRFGSEYTPTREGLFQVNFKSRDHVSTIYHTPMPYAMFFSGGQAVHYSSDFAARGYSGASHGCVNVRDKKKIAALFAKVKAGDKVVVYK from the coding sequence ATGCACCGGACAGCGGTGGTCGGCACGGCGCTGGCCACGGCCACGGCGGCGGCACTGGTCGCGGGGTGCCGGGCGGGGGAAGCGACCGTGGACGGCCGGGGGCAGGAGAGACCGCAGGCCAGGGCCAGTACGAGCGCACCCGCGCGGGAGACGCCCCGGCCGCATCGCACGTTCACGCACAAGGCCAAGCCCAAGCCCAAGCGGGTCGTGGCGCCCCCGCCGCGCACCACGACGCCGGTCACACCGCGGCGCACCGCGCCGAGGGTGGCCCCGCCCGTGATCGCCGTCGGCACCAGCGGGGACCGGGTGCGCGAGCTCCAGGCGCGGCTGCGCGCGCTCGGCCTCTTCAACCGGAACCCGACGGGCTACTACGGCACGATCACGCAGGCGTCGGTCAGCGCGTACCAGCGGGGCCACGGCCTCTCGGTCACCGGCTCGGTGAGCCGGCGCACCTGGACCTCACTGCGCTCGGCGACCAAGACGCCCACGCACGACCAGCTCTATCCGCCGACCACCCTTCCGCTGGCCAAGCCGGATCCGCGGTGCCTGACCGGCCGGGTGCTGTGCATCAGCAAAAGCAGCCGCACCCTGGCGTGGATGGTCAACGGGCGGGTGATGTCGGCGATGGACGTGCGCTTCGGCTCGGAGTACACCCCGACCCGGGAGGGGCTGTTCCAGGTCAACTTCAAGAGCCGGGACCATGTGTCGACGATCTATCACACCCCGATGCCGTACGCGATGTTCTTCAGCGGCGGCCAGGCGGTGCACTACTCATCGGACTTCGCCGCCCGCGGCTACAGCGGCGCCTCGCACGGCTGTGTGAACGTCCGCGACAAGAAGAAGATCGCTGCGCTCTTCGCCAAAGTAAAGGCGGGCGACAAGGTCGTCGTGTACAAGTAG
- a CDS encoding acyl-CoA mutase large subunit family protein, with protein sequence MARESESGFPVEPVYGPGALSGWDPAARLGEPGEYPFTRGVYPTMYTGRPWTMRQYAGFGTAAESNARYRQLIEHGTTGLSVAFDLPTQMGYDSDAPLAHGEVGKVGVAIDSVEDMRVLLGGIPLDRVSTSMTINAPAALLLLLYQLVAEEQGVAGSRLTGTIQNDILKEYIARGTYIFPPGPSLRLVADIFKYCKAELPKWNTISISGYHMAEAGASPAQEIAFTLADGIEYVRTAVAAGMDIDDFAPRLSFFFVSRTTLLEEVAKFRAARRIWARVMREEFGARDPKSQMLRFHTQTAGVQLTAQQPEVNLVRVAVQGLAAVLGGTQSLHTNAFDEAIALPTATSARLALRTQQVLAYETDVTATVDPFAGSYAVESLTDAVEAAAVDLMRRVEDLGGAVAAIERNFQKEEIERSAYRIARETDEGERVVVGVNRFQLEEEAPYEPLRVDPEIEARQRDRLARLRAERDRSAVGAALSSLRKAAESEPGTANVLYPMKDALAARATLGEVCDALREVWGTYRPVDAF encoded by the coding sequence ATGGCGCGCGAGTCGGAGTCGGGATTCCCCGTCGAGCCGGTGTACGGGCCCGGCGCGCTGAGCGGCTGGGATCCGGCCGCGCGGCTGGGCGAGCCGGGGGAGTACCCCTTCACCCGCGGGGTCTATCCGACGATGTACACCGGCCGCCCCTGGACGATGCGGCAGTACGCGGGGTTCGGCACCGCCGCCGAGTCCAACGCCCGCTACCGGCAGTTGATCGAGCACGGCACCACCGGACTGTCGGTGGCCTTCGACCTGCCGACCCAGATGGGCTACGACTCCGACGCGCCCCTCGCCCACGGCGAGGTCGGCAAGGTGGGCGTGGCCATCGACTCGGTCGAGGACATGCGGGTGCTGCTGGGCGGCATCCCGCTGGACCGGGTCTCGACCTCCATGACCATCAACGCGCCCGCGGCCCTGCTGCTGCTCCTCTACCAACTCGTGGCCGAGGAGCAGGGCGTGGCCGGGAGCCGGCTGACCGGCACCATCCAGAACGACATCCTCAAGGAGTACATCGCCCGCGGCACCTACATCTTCCCGCCCGGCCCCTCGCTGCGGCTGGTCGCGGACATCTTCAAGTACTGCAAGGCCGAGCTGCCGAAGTGGAACACGATCTCGATCTCCGGCTACCACATGGCGGAGGCCGGGGCCTCGCCCGCGCAGGAGATCGCCTTCACCCTGGCCGACGGCATCGAGTACGTCCGTACGGCCGTCGCGGCGGGGATGGACATCGACGACTTCGCACCCCGGCTCTCCTTCTTCTTCGTCTCCCGCACCACGCTGCTGGAGGAGGTCGCCAAGTTCCGCGCCGCGCGCCGGATCTGGGCGCGGGTGATGCGGGAGGAGTTCGGCGCCCGCGATCCGAAGTCCCAGATGCTGCGCTTCCACACCCAGACCGCGGGCGTCCAACTCACCGCCCAGCAGCCCGAGGTGAATCTCGTACGCGTCGCCGTCCAGGGCCTGGCCGCCGTGCTCGGCGGCACCCAGTCGCTGCACACCAACGCCTTCGACGAGGCCATCGCGCTCCCGACCGCCACCTCCGCCCGGCTGGCGCTGCGCACCCAGCAGGTGCTGGCGTACGAAACCGATGTGACGGCGACCGTGGACCCCTTCGCGGGCTCCTACGCCGTCGAGTCGCTGACCGACGCCGTCGAGGCGGCGGCCGTCGACCTGATGCGGCGGGTCGAGGACCTGGGCGGTGCGGTGGCCGCCATCGAGCGGAACTTCCAGAAGGAGGAGATCGAGCGCAGCGCCTACCGGATCGCCCGGGAGACGGACGAGGGCGAACGGGTGGTGGTCGGCGTCAACCGCTTCCAGCTGGAGGAGGAGGCGCCGTACGAGCCGCTGCGGGTGGACCCGGAGATCGAGGCCCGGCAACGCGACCGGCTCGCCCGGCTGCGCGCCGAACGCGACCGGTCGGCGGTGGGCGCGGCCCTGTCGTCCCTGCGGAAGGCCGCCGAGAGCGAGCCCGGCACGGCGAATGTGCTCTACCCGATGAAGGACGCGCTCGCGGCGCGGGCCACGCTGGGCGAGGTGTGCGATGCGTTGCGGGAGGTGTGGGGGACGTATCGGCCGGTGGACGCGTTCTGA
- a CDS encoding B3/B4 domain-containing protein has translation MTNDAAGWLDSAAIDPAVHALRPDYRALLITAEGLRPGPSDELSERLLADAERAARERFGDGPVEEHPHLAAWREAFRAFGAKPQRTRPSAEALLRRAPAGLPRVDRLTDLYNAISVAHVIPLGGEDLDHYVGAARLVRAEGDETFETTAGGEPVVEHPSPGEVVWRDEAGVTCRRWNWRQCTRTRLTHATTRAMFVLDALGPMDDTALKAAGDQLMEALTTASPGATLASRLVGAAA, from the coding sequence ATGACGAACGACGCCGCAGGCTGGCTGGACTCCGCCGCCATTGACCCCGCCGTGCACGCCCTGCGCCCCGACTACCGGGCACTGCTCATCACCGCCGAGGGGCTGCGTCCCGGGCCGAGCGACGAGCTGAGCGAGCGGCTGCTGGCCGACGCCGAGCGGGCGGCGCGGGAGCGGTTCGGGGACGGGCCGGTGGAGGAGCATCCGCATCTGGCCGCCTGGCGCGAGGCGTTCCGCGCCTTCGGGGCGAAGCCCCAGCGCACCCGGCCCAGCGCGGAGGCCCTGCTGCGGCGGGCACCCGCCGGGCTGCCGCGGGTGGACCGGCTGACCGACCTCTACAACGCGATCTCGGTCGCGCATGTGATCCCCCTCGGTGGCGAGGACCTCGACCACTACGTGGGCGCGGCCCGGCTCGTGCGCGCCGAGGGCGACGAGACCTTCGAGACGACGGCCGGGGGCGAGCCCGTGGTGGAGCACCCGTCGCCCGGCGAGGTGGTCTGGCGCGACGAGGCGGGCGTCACCTGCCGCCGCTGGAACTGGCGCCAATGCACCCGCACCCGGCTCACCCATGCGACTACCCGGGCGATGTTCGTGCTGGACGCGCTGGGGCCGATGGACGACACGGCGCTGAAGGCCGCCGGCGACCAGCTCATGGAGGCCCTGACGACCGCCAGCCCGGGGGCGACGCTCGCCTCCCGGTTGGTGGGCGCGGCGGCGTAG
- a CDS encoding SCO1431 family membrane protein produces MTDIAARRTGLHSRTGGPSDGEDHLLEQLLGWSLVVVLALLTTQLGLF; encoded by the coding sequence ATGACCGACATCGCGGCGCGCCGTACCGGCCTCCACTCCCGCACCGGAGGCCCCTCCGACGGCGAGGATCACCTGTTGGAGCAGCTGCTCGGCTGGTCGCTCGTCGTCGTCCTCGCGTTGCTCACCACCCAGCTCGGACTGTTTTAG
- a CDS encoding amidase, producing the protein MTSVIPKGLGEQIRALAGGEVTSHALVEQALGRIAETQPTLNAFRRIRAEAALREAEEADRRLAAGERLPLLGVPLAVKDDTDVAGEPTAFGCCGDFPAKVEDGEAVRRLRAAGAVIVGKTNTPELGQWPFTEGPAFGDTRNPWNPEYTPGGSSGGAAAAVAAGLVPAALGSDGAGSVRIPAAWTHLIGIKPQRGRISTWPDAESFNGITCNGPLARTVADAALLLDAVSGNCEGDLHCPEPVDVLSAVGRDPGRLRIALSFKTAFTGTPKRLDPLVRASVVRLAERLAALGHEVVEAEPRYGLVGFSFLPRATAGLFEWSGRVPDPLLLDIRTRHAARNGRLLGGAALRWARSYEEPLRRRVGAIFQRFDVVLSPTTATPPLRIGAMAALSGWQTDRAMIAACPYAWPWNVLGWPAMNVPAGFADPERTLPLGAQFLGPANSEPVLISLAAQLEADQRWYEHRPSI; encoded by the coding sequence GTGACCAGCGTCATTCCCAAGGGTCTGGGCGAGCAGATCCGCGCCCTGGCCGGAGGCGAGGTGACCTCCCATGCGCTGGTCGAGCAGGCGCTCGGGCGCATCGCCGAGACCCAGCCCACCCTGAACGCCTTCCGCCGCATCCGCGCCGAGGCCGCCCTGCGCGAGGCCGAGGAGGCCGACCGGCGGCTGGCGGCGGGGGAGCGGCTGCCGCTGCTCGGGGTCCCGCTCGCGGTCAAGGACGATACGGATGTGGCGGGCGAGCCCACCGCCTTCGGCTGCTGCGGCGACTTCCCGGCCAAGGTCGAGGACGGTGAGGCGGTGCGGCGGCTGCGGGCGGCCGGGGCCGTGATCGTCGGCAAGACCAACACCCCCGAGCTGGGCCAGTGGCCGTTCACCGAGGGCCCCGCCTTCGGCGACACCCGCAATCCGTGGAACCCGGAGTACACCCCCGGCGGCTCGTCCGGCGGCGCCGCGGCCGCCGTCGCCGCCGGGCTGGTCCCCGCCGCGCTCGGCTCCGACGGCGCGGGCTCGGTCCGTATCCCCGCCGCCTGGACGCACCTGATCGGTATCAAGCCCCAGCGTGGCCGGATCTCCACCTGGCCGGACGCCGAGTCCTTCAACGGCATCACCTGCAACGGCCCGCTCGCCCGTACGGTCGCCGACGCGGCGCTGCTGCTGGACGCCGTGAGCGGCAACTGCGAGGGGGATCTGCACTGCCCGGAGCCGGTGGACGTGCTGTCGGCGGTGGGCCGCGACCCGGGGCGGCTGCGGATCGCCCTCTCCTTCAAGACGGCCTTCACCGGCACCCCCAAGAGGCTGGACCCGCTGGTGCGGGCCTCGGTCGTCCGGCTGGCCGAGCGGCTGGCGGCCCTCGGCCATGAGGTCGTGGAGGCCGAGCCGCGCTACGGGCTCGTGGGGTTCTCGTTTCTGCCGCGGGCCACGGCCGGGCTCTTCGAATGGTCCGGCCGCGTCCCCGATCCGCTGCTGCTGGACATCCGCACCCGCCACGCCGCCCGCAACGGCCGGCTGCTGGGCGGCGCCGCGCTGCGGTGGGCGCGGTCGTACGAGGAGCCGCTGCGGCGCCGGGTCGGGGCGATCTTCCAGCGCTTCGACGTCGTTCTCTCCCCGACGACGGCCACGCCCCCGCTGCGGATCGGCGCCATGGCCGCGCTGTCGGGGTGGCAGACCGATCGGGCCATGATCGCGGCGTGTCCGTACGCCTGGCCGTGGAATGTGCTGGGGTGGCCCGCGATGAACGTCCCCGCCGGGTTCGCCGACCCCGAGCGCACGCTGCCGCTGGGCGCGCAGTTCCTCGGCCCGGCCAACAGCGAGCCCGTGCTGATCTCGCTGGCGGCCCAGCTGGAGGCCGATCAGCGGTGGTACGAGCACCGGCCGTCGATCTAG
- a CDS encoding alpha/beta hydrolase family protein has protein sequence MRPVLFENNPSFWFETLRSFGHIAYGGADFGEVLTTSQRIREGDFDSWYDEWLSTADRVAEVAREAERKRHPASARDAWLRASNYYRSAEFFLHGNPGDPRIDHVYEASVAAFRAAMALSERPVTPVEIPFENTTLPGYFYEAADDGRGEPHPVALIHNGFDGTAEECHFFGVPGLVERGYHVLAFDGPGQPGPMHREKLVFRPDWETVVGAAIDFVLTRDGVDPERIALIGLSMGGQLAPRAAAFEHRVKAVVAIDGVYDNAANFIADIPGDTREEKAAVLRAESAPDVDAQLERSIANSPVTRWAMSHGAWVYGVDTPRQVLAAMLDYHLGDGIAERIKAPVLVCSAEGDLFFTGQPEALHEHTPNSTLLVFGDELGANAHCHVGAQRLATARVADWLDETLRPTA, from the coding sequence ATGCGTCCTGTGCTCTTCGAGAACAACCCGTCGTTCTGGTTCGAGACCCTCCGGTCCTTCGGCCACATCGCCTACGGCGGCGCCGACTTCGGCGAGGTGCTCACCACCTCGCAGCGCATCCGCGAGGGCGACTTCGACAGCTGGTACGACGAGTGGCTGAGCACCGCGGACCGCGTCGCCGAGGTGGCCCGCGAGGCCGAGCGGAAGCGGCACCCCGCCTCCGCCCGGGACGCCTGGCTGCGCGCCTCGAACTACTACCGCTCGGCGGAGTTCTTCCTGCACGGAAACCCCGGCGACCCGCGGATCGACCACGTCTACGAGGCGAGCGTGGCCGCCTTCCGGGCCGCGATGGCGCTGTCCGAGCGCCCGGTGACCCCGGTGGAGATCCCGTTCGAGAACACCACGCTGCCCGGCTACTTCTACGAGGCCGCCGACGACGGCCGGGGCGAGCCGCACCCGGTGGCGCTCATCCACAACGGCTTCGACGGCACCGCCGAGGAGTGCCACTTCTTCGGCGTCCCCGGACTCGTCGAGCGCGGCTACCACGTCCTCGCCTTCGACGGCCCCGGGCAGCCAGGGCCCATGCACCGCGAGAAGCTGGTCTTCCGCCCCGACTGGGAGACCGTCGTCGGCGCCGCCATCGACTTCGTCCTCACCCGCGACGGCGTCGACCCCGAGCGCATCGCCCTGATCGGACTGAGCATGGGCGGCCAACTCGCCCCCCGGGCCGCGGCCTTCGAGCACCGCGTCAAGGCCGTCGTCGCCATCGACGGCGTCTACGACAACGCCGCGAACTTCATCGCCGACATCCCCGGCGACACCCGCGAGGAGAAGGCCGCCGTGCTACGGGCCGAGAGCGCCCCCGACGTGGACGCCCAGTTGGAGCGGTCCATCGCCAACTCCCCCGTCACGCGCTGGGCGATGTCCCACGGCGCCTGGGTCTACGGCGTCGACACCCCGCGCCAGGTCCTGGCCGCCATGCTCGACTACCACCTCGGCGACGGCATCGCCGAGCGGATCAAAGCACCCGTGCTGGTCTGCTCGGCGGAGGGCGACCTGTTCTTCACGGGCCAGCCCGAGGCACTGCACGAGCACACGCCCAACAGCACCCTGCTCGTGTTCGGCGACGAACTCGGCGCCAACGCCCACTGCCACGTCGGCGCCCAGCGGCTGGCCACCGCCCGCGTCGCCGACTGGCTCGACGAGACGCTGCGCCCGACCGCCTGA
- a CDS encoding TetR-like C-terminal domain-containing protein, producing the protein MTEEPTLRRPGGRTARVRADVHRAVEELVRTQPLPELTLTQVAERSGVHLGTLYRRWKTLDGLILDVVNEHLSAPMPDTGSLWEDLDRYVRRAAEDVAGPVGKMLLQTLTAIRLEADGGGVEKLPPALTKRFDDLRTLLDRAAARGENAPSALEVFEIVLAPLYAALLFGVGSSGPDATGPLLDRLKRLTDSSRNPGSAPDPA; encoded by the coding sequence ATGACCGAGGAGCCGACTCTCCGCCGCCCCGGCGGGCGGACCGCCCGGGTGCGCGCCGACGTCCACCGGGCCGTTGAGGAACTCGTCCGCACCCAGCCCCTGCCGGAGCTGACCCTCACCCAGGTGGCCGAGCGCTCCGGGGTGCACCTGGGCACCCTCTACCGGCGCTGGAAGACCCTGGACGGCCTGATCCTCGACGTCGTCAACGAACATCTGAGCGCACCCATGCCCGACACCGGATCCCTGTGGGAGGACCTGGACCGCTATGTGCGGCGGGCCGCCGAGGATGTCGCCGGCCCCGTCGGCAAGATGCTGCTGCAGACCCTCACCGCCATACGGCTGGAGGCCGACGGGGGCGGCGTGGAGAAGCTGCCCCCCGCCCTGACCAAGCGATTCGACGACCTGCGGACCCTGCTGGACCGCGCCGCCGCGCGGGGCGAGAACGCCCCCAGCGCGCTGGAGGTCTTCGAGATCGTCCTGGCCCCGCTGTACGCGGCGCTGCTGTTCGGTGTCGGCTCCAGCGGGCCGGACGCCACCGGGCCGCTCCTCGACCGCCTCAAGCGCCTCACCGACTCGTCTCGAAACCCCGGCTCCGCCCCGGACCCCGCGTAG
- a CDS encoding bifunctional polysaccharide deacetylase/glycosyltransferase family 2 protein — MSPRHAHRPEPRGHWLLLIVVVSAIAAALVFEGWTTHEVASQSTRRPCTSPIPKAADTGKPVVRIGGGGRTVETAGMPDRTVALTFDGGPDPVWTPRLLDLLRSHHAHATFFLSGAQAVRHPALVERIRAEGHEIGSGAYTGSDLGSASSPRTRLELSLTQTALAGTAGINTKLVRLPLTTQADTMCGGEWTAARRAADQGYLLVAADRPLRKPERGVVRQYSQNDTGYAEADKLLRNRKIEKFATVSEGLGGPPVNTPVSTVGRLQGEALIQVQGIGHLFVQAMSWVLGIAGALALLRLVLLVFYARAHVRRLRRSRPGAPWLREVDEPVTVLIPAYNEEAGIESTVRSLLASTHWQLQIIVIDDGSTDRTADLATLIDDPRVLVVRQPNAGKAAALNTGLVHAHHDIVVMVDADTVFEPDTVHRLVQPLAHPAVGAVSGNTKVGNRRRLLGKWQHLEYVFGFNLERRMFEVLECMPTVPGAIGAFRRDALMGVGGVSEATLAEDTDLTMALWRAGWRVVYEETAIAWTEVPTSLGQLWRQRYRWCYGTLQSMWKHRRALREVGQAGRFARRALPYLFLFQVALPLLAPIVDVFALYGVLFANPVESIGVWLAFLVVQLLGAGYALRLDKERLTALWAMPLQLFVYRQLMYLVIIQSVVSALFGTRLRWHRIHRSGSAADRLTAGPAGPAERRLSSN, encoded by the coding sequence GTGAGCCCCCGGCACGCACACCGCCCCGAGCCGCGCGGCCACTGGCTGCTGCTGATCGTCGTCGTCTCCGCGATCGCCGCCGCGCTGGTCTTCGAGGGCTGGACCACCCATGAGGTCGCCTCCCAGTCGACGCGCCGCCCCTGTACGAGCCCCATCCCGAAGGCCGCCGACACCGGGAAGCCGGTCGTACGCATCGGAGGCGGCGGCCGCACGGTCGAGACGGCCGGGATGCCGGACCGCACCGTGGCCCTCACCTTCGACGGGGGCCCCGACCCCGTATGGACCCCGCGCCTGCTGGACCTGCTGCGCAGCCACCACGCGCATGCCACCTTCTTCCTCTCCGGCGCGCAGGCGGTCCGCCACCCCGCGCTCGTCGAGCGGATCCGCGCCGAGGGGCATGAGATCGGCTCCGGCGCCTACACCGGATCGGATCTGGGCTCGGCCTCGTCCCCGCGCACCCGGCTGGAGCTGTCCCTCACCCAGACCGCGCTCGCGGGCACCGCCGGCATCAACACCAAGCTCGTACGGCTGCCGCTCACCACCCAGGCCGACACGATGTGCGGCGGCGAGTGGACGGCCGCCCGGCGCGCGGCCGATCAGGGCTATCTCCTGGTCGCGGCGGACCGGCCGCTGCGGAAACCGGAGCGGGGCGTCGTCCGGCAGTACAGCCAGAACGACACCGGCTACGCCGAGGCGGACAAGCTCCTGCGGAACCGCAAGATCGAGAAGTTCGCCACGGTGTCCGAGGGGCTCGGCGGGCCCCCGGTCAACACTCCGGTGTCGACCGTCGGCCGGTTGCAGGGCGAGGCGCTGATCCAGGTCCAGGGCATCGGGCACCTCTTCGTCCAGGCCATGTCCTGGGTGCTCGGCATCGCGGGCGCCCTGGCCCTGCTCCGGCTGGTGCTGCTCGTCTTCTACGCCCGGGCCCATGTGCGGCGCCTCCGGCGCTCCCGGCCGGGCGCGCCCTGGCTGCGCGAGGTGGACGAGCCGGTGACGGTGCTCATCCCCGCGTACAACGAGGAGGCGGGCATCGAGTCCACCGTCCGTTCGCTGCTCGCCTCCACCCACTGGCAGCTCCAGATCATCGTGATCGACGACGGCTCGACGGACCGGACGGCGGACCTCGCCACCTTGATCGACGACCCCCGGGTGCTGGTGGTCCGCCAGCCCAACGCGGGCAAGGCCGCCGCCCTCAACACCGGCCTCGTCCACGCGCACCACGACATCGTGGTGATGGTCGACGCCGACACCGTCTTCGAACCGGACACCGTCCACCGCCTCGTCCAGCCGCTCGCCCACCCGGCCGTCGGCGCGGTCAGCGGCAACACCAAGGTCGGCAACCGCCGTCGGCTGCTGGGCAAGTGGCAGCACCTGGAGTACGTCTTCGGGTTCAACCTCGAACGCCGGATGTTCGAGGTGCTGGAGTGCATGCCGACCGTGCCCGGCGCGATCGGCGCCTTCCGGCGGGACGCGCTGATGGGCGTCGGCGGCGTCAGCGAGGCCACCCTCGCCGAGGACACCGACCTCACGATGGCCCTGTGGCGGGCCGGCTGGCGGGTGGTCTACGAGGAGACCGCCATCGCCTGGACCGAGGTCCCGACCTCCCTGGGCCAGCTCTGGCGCCAGCGCTACCGCTGGTGCTACGGCACGCTCCAGTCCATGTGGAAGCACCGCCGCGCCCTCCGCGAGGTCGGCCAGGCCGGACGCTTCGCCCGCCGGGCGCTGCCCTATCTCTTCCTCTTCCAGGTCGCGCTGCCGCTGCTCGCCCCCATCGTGGACGTCTTCGCGCTGTACGGCGTGCTGTTCGCCAATCCGGTGGAGTCGATCGGGGTGTGGCTCGCCTTCCTCGTGGTGCAACTGCTCGGTGCGGGATACGCGTTGCGGCTGGACAAGGAGCGGCTGACGGCGCTGTGGGCGATGCCCCTGCAGCTCTTCGTCTACCGGCAGCTGATGTATCTGGTGATCATCCAGTCCGTGGTCAGCGCGCTGTTCGGCACGCGGTTGCGGTGGCACCGCATCCACCGCTCCGGCTCGGCCGCGGACCGGCTGACCGCGGGGCCCGCCGGGCCCGCCGAGCGCCGTCTGTCGTCCAACTGA
- a CDS encoding LCP family protein, translated as MSHGWPDNGNQSGDDHAYAYEYAYDAGYGEPAPRRRWPRRLRRTVVVLLAVALAGGASTYGWARSKLNTDVDLGKVEHRPAKGKGTNYLVVGSDSRDGLSVRDKKTLHTGSAEGRRTDSMMVLHTGAHGATLMSLPRDSWVTIPPYTYPMTGKRPGPSKNKLNAAFSAGGPELLVRTIEHNTGLRIDHYAEIGFAGFVNVVNAVGGVHLCLDEPIKDKKSGANLKKGCQTLNGRQALAFVRQRHQEAEGDLGRSRNQQKFLSALAKQAARPSQALVPWKVFPTVGAGLDTLVVDKGMDLRTLMSLFEAMKRVADGSGNRLNVPVAGRGIATAKGSALKWDEGRAKWPFERLRNDQPVSRTR; from the coding sequence ATGTCCCACGGCTGGCCGGACAACGGCAACCAGTCCGGTGATGACCACGCGTACGCGTACGAGTACGCGTACGACGCGGGCTACGGCGAGCCCGCGCCCCGCCGCCGGTGGCCCCGGCGGCTGCGGCGCACGGTGGTCGTCCTGCTCGCGGTGGCCCTGGCAGGCGGCGCCTCCACCTACGGCTGGGCCCGGTCCAAGCTCAACACCGACGTCGACCTGGGCAAGGTCGAGCACCGCCCCGCGAAGGGCAAGGGCACCAACTACCTCGTCGTGGGCTCCGACAGCCGCGACGGGCTCTCCGTCCGGGACAAGAAGACCCTGCACACCGGCTCCGCCGAGGGCCGCCGCACCGACTCGATGATGGTGCTGCACACCGGCGCCCACGGCGCGACGCTGATGAGCCTGCCGCGCGACTCCTGGGTGACCATCCCGCCGTACACCTACCCCATGACCGGAAAGCGCCCCGGGCCGTCGAAGAACAAGCTCAACGCCGCGTTCTCGGCGGGCGGCCCCGAACTGCTGGTGCGGACCATCGAGCACAACACCGGTCTGCGGATCGACCACTACGCGGAGATCGGCTTCGCGGGCTTCGTGAACGTCGTCAACGCGGTCGGCGGCGTCCATCTCTGTCTCGACGAGCCGATCAAGGACAAGAAGTCGGGCGCGAACCTGAAGAAGGGCTGCCAGACCCTCAACGGCCGCCAGGCGCTGGCCTTCGTCCGCCAGCGCCACCAGGAGGCCGAGGGAGACCTCGGCCGCAGCCGGAACCAGCAGAAGTTCCTGTCCGCGCTGGCGAAGCAGGCCGCGCGCCCGAGCCAGGCGCTCGTCCCGTGGAAGGTCTTCCCGACCGTGGGCGCGGGCCTGGACACGCTCGTCGTGGACAAGGGCATGGATCTGCGGACGCTGATGTCGTTGTTCGAGGCGATGAAGCGTGTCGCGGATGGCAGCGGCAACCGGCTGAATGTTCCTGTGGCTGGTCGTGGGATCGCCACGGCCAAGGGCAGCGCGCTGAAGTGGGACGAGGGGCGGGCGAAATGGCCCTTCGAGCGGCTGCGGAACGATCAGCCGGTGAGCCGTACGCGATGA
- a CDS encoding VOC family protein, with product MTAHGDLPAPQQGLVVTHFLTVRDVEKSRRFYADVFGGEVVMEENPAMVKVANTWIIMNPGGGPTPDKPGVTLEVPRSTERVSSFLNVRVADMAAFHANAVAKGAHFLTEPLDRGAELRCYLRDPDGYLIEVGQSTGLLHGVHAD from the coding sequence ATGACGGCTCACGGTGATCTGCCCGCCCCGCAACAAGGGCTTGTTGTCACGCACTTCCTGACCGTGCGCGACGTGGAGAAGTCACGGCGCTTCTACGCCGACGTGTTCGGCGGCGAGGTCGTGATGGAGGAGAATCCGGCGATGGTGAAGGTGGCCAACACCTGGATCATCATGAATCCCGGGGGCGGACCCACCCCCGACAAGCCCGGCGTCACCCTCGAGGTGCCCCGGAGCACCGAGCGGGTGTCGAGCTTTCTCAATGTCCGCGTCGCGGATATGGCCGCCTTCCACGCCAACGCGGTCGCCAAGGGTGCTCACTTCCTGACCGAGCCCCTCGACCGCGGTGCGGAACTGCGCTGCTACCTGCGCGATCCGGACGGCTATCTCATCGAGGTAGGTCAGTCGACCGGCCTGCTTCACGGTGTCCATGCCGATTGA
- a CDS encoding cupin domain-containing protein, translated as MVCVSYPKQVYTGDDGEISASFRPVNTPPNVGTDESDAIHYLATTSTTRGEFGLYRFRMKAKAGGPKTHYHKTISESFYILDGTVRLFNGAQWIDARKGDFLHVPQGGLHSFRNDSDAPAEMLLLFTPGAPREEYFEQVSQLADATEEERARFFDEHDSYFVE; from the coding sequence ATGGTCTGCGTGTCGTACCCGAAGCAGGTGTACACGGGAGATGACGGCGAGATCAGCGCGAGTTTCCGGCCGGTGAACACCCCACCGAATGTCGGAACAGACGAAAGCGACGCCATTCACTACTTGGCGACCACCTCCACCACACGGGGCGAGTTCGGGCTCTATCGATTCCGGATGAAGGCGAAGGCCGGCGGCCCCAAGACCCACTACCACAAGACCATTTCGGAGTCCTTCTACATCCTCGACGGCACCGTTCGCCTTTTCAACGGCGCACAGTGGATCGACGCGCGGAAGGGCGACTTCCTGCATGTGCCGCAGGGCGGACTGCATTCCTTCCGTAACGACTCCGACGCTCCTGCCGAAATGCTGCTGCTCTTCACACCGGGCGCGCCGCGTGAGGAGTACTTCGAGCAGGTGTCGCAGTTGGCCGATGCCACGGAGGAAGAGCGTGCCAGGTTCTTCGACGAGCACGACTCCTATTTTGTCGAATAA